From the genome of Streptomyces sp. NBC_01341, one region includes:
- a CDS encoding Stp1/IreP family PP2C-type Ser/Thr phosphatase, producing MSLSLRFAAGSHKGMIREGNEDSGYAGPRLLAIADGMGGQAAGEVASSEVISTLVQLDDDVPGSDILTSLGTAVQRANDQLRVMVEEDPQLEGMGTTLTALLWTGQRLGLVHVGDSRAYLLRDGVLTQITQDHTWVQRLVDEGRITEEEATTHPQRSLLMRALGSGDHVEPDLSVREVRAGDRYLICSDGLSGVVSHQTMEETLASYQGPQETIQDLIQLALRGGGPDNITCIVADVFDVDGNDTLAGQLNDTPVIVGAVAENQAAQANDGRAMETPAGRAAGLGRTVPPPAGGFGPPGSGDDMGYGPGPDDAFDAYTDDDFVKPRGGRRWLKRSFYIVLALAVIGGGVYGGYRWTQTQFYVGAQDDNVALYRGISQDLAWVSLSKVEENTQIELKYLPPYQRKQVEATIAEGSLPDARKKVSELEAQASACKKDAQRRAAEADTNAAKDKDAAKTTDSTSAKAPAKGTKPTATPTPGPSLSEEEKKLVPQCGKQ from the coding sequence ATGAGCTTGTCCCTGCGCTTCGCCGCCGGATCGCACAAGGGCATGATCCGGGAAGGCAACGAGGACTCCGGTTACGCCGGCCCCCGTCTTCTCGCGATCGCCGACGGCATGGGCGGCCAGGCGGCCGGCGAGGTCGCCAGCTCCGAGGTGATCTCCACGCTCGTCCAGCTCGACGACGACGTGCCCGGCTCCGACATCCTCACGTCACTCGGTACGGCGGTGCAGCGGGCCAACGACCAGCTGCGCGTCATGGTCGAGGAGGACCCTCAGCTGGAGGGCATGGGCACGACGCTCACCGCCCTGCTCTGGACCGGTCAGCGTCTGGGCCTCGTGCACGTCGGCGACTCCCGTGCGTACCTCCTGCGCGACGGTGTCCTGACGCAGATCACCCAGGACCACACCTGGGTGCAGCGTCTCGTCGACGAGGGCCGGATCACCGAGGAAGAGGCCACCACCCACCCGCAGCGCTCCCTGCTGATGCGGGCCCTGGGCAGCGGCGACCACGTCGAGCCCGACCTCTCCGTCCGCGAGGTCCGCGCCGGCGACCGCTATCTGATCTGCTCGGACGGACTCTCCGGCGTCGTCTCGCACCAGACGATGGAAGAGACCCTGGCCAGCTACCAGGGCCCGCAGGAGACCATCCAGGACCTCATCCAGCTCGCGCTGCGCGGCGGCGGACCCGACAACATCACCTGCATCGTCGCGGACGTCTTCGACGTCGACGGCAACGACACTCTGGCCGGGCAGCTCAACGACACCCCGGTCATCGTCGGCGCGGTAGCCGAGAACCAGGCCGCACAGGCGAACGACGGCCGGGCCATGGAGACGCCGGCGGGACGCGCGGCCGGCCTCGGCCGCACCGTGCCGCCCCCCGCCGGAGGCTTCGGTCCTCCCGGCAGCGGCGACGACATGGGCTACGGCCCGGGTCCGGACGACGCCTTCGACGCATACACCGACGACGACTTCGTAAAACCCCGCGGTGGCCGCAGGTGGCTGAAGCGGTCGTTCTACATCGTGCTCGCGCTGGCCGTCATCGGCGGGGGCGTGTACGGCGGCTACCGCTGGACCCAGACACAGTTCTACGTAGGCGCGCAGGACGACAACGTCGCCCTGTACCGCGGCATCAGCCAGGATCTTGCCTGGGTCTCTCTTTCGAAGGTCGAGGAGAACACCCAGATCGAACTGAAGTACCTCCCGCCCTACCAGCGCAAGCAGGTCGAGGCGACGATCGCCGAGGGCAGCCTGCCCGATGCGCGCAAAAAGGTCAGCGAACTCGAAGCCCAGGCCTCCGCCTGCAAGAAGGACGCGCAGCGCCGCGCGGCCGAGGCGGACACCAATGCCGCCAAGGACAAGGACGCGGCCAAGACCACCGACAGCACTTCCGCCAAGGCCCCCGCCAAGGGGACCAAGCCGACCGCTACTCCCACTCCAGGCCCCAGCCTCTCGGAGGAAGAGAAGAAGCTGGTCCCGCAGTGCGGTAAGCAGTAA
- a CDS encoding J domain-containing protein has product MTHEAAGVPTTRNDEDRQDQDRQDEPRHAQDASQGGLRADSDHGQRDSTTADGAGADPTGGTRAGVGGETPVGEAAAPRPEERLAKAVRVAEQALIEFEIAVETFRVEVENFSRLHHQKLGPMYARLDELDAQIAEARAAISGDPEDVRRAQEARALVMPMPGVDELFHDWMDSDGLSPEASAMLTEQPVRPPKRVRPSEEARKLYRELARQAHPDLAPDEKERARRDEFIARVNGAYGRGDVELLKELAAEWAAGPVAPELRLSESEELYARLDWLSRRKELLTVLAKELEESAIGSMLRMAPDDPDRLLDDIGEKLLGEVAQREAELAGLVQ; this is encoded by the coding sequence GTGACCCACGAAGCCGCCGGGGTGCCGACCACCCGGAACGACGAAGACCGGCAGGACCAGGACCGGCAGGACGAGCCGCGGCACGCGCAGGACGCGTCGCAGGGTGGCCTGCGGGCGGACAGCGACCACGGGCAGCGGGACAGCACCACGGCCGACGGGGCGGGGGCGGATCCGACCGGAGGCACGCGTGCCGGCGTGGGTGGCGAGACGCCGGTGGGTGAGGCTGCCGCGCCCAGGCCGGAGGAGCGGCTCGCGAAGGCGGTACGTGTGGCCGAGCAGGCCTTGATCGAGTTCGAGATCGCGGTGGAGACCTTCCGGGTCGAGGTGGAGAACTTCTCCCGGCTGCACCACCAGAAGCTCGGCCCGATGTACGCGCGGCTGGACGAGCTCGACGCCCAGATCGCCGAGGCGCGGGCAGCGATCTCGGGCGATCCGGAGGACGTGCGCAGGGCGCAGGAGGCACGGGCGCTCGTGATGCCGATGCCCGGGGTCGACGAGCTCTTCCATGACTGGATGGACTCGGACGGCCTTTCGCCCGAGGCTTCGGCCATGCTCACGGAGCAGCCCGTCCGGCCGCCCAAGCGGGTCAGGCCGAGCGAGGAGGCACGCAAGCTCTATCGCGAGCTGGCTCGGCAGGCCCACCCGGATCTGGCGCCGGACGAGAAGGAGCGCGCACGGCGTGACGAGTTCATCGCCCGGGTCAACGGGGCCTACGGACGCGGTGACGTCGAGTTGCTGAAGGAACTGGCGGCCGAGTGGGCGGCAGGGCCGGTGGCACCTGAGCTGCGGCTCAGCGAGAGCGAGGAGCTCTATGCACGGCTGGATTGGCTCAGCCGCCGCAAGGAGCTGCTGACGGTTCTGGCCAAGGAACTCGAGGAGAGCGCGATCGGTTCGATGCTGAGGATGGCGCCGGACGATCCCGACCGTCTTCTGGACGACATCGGCGAGAAGCTCCTGGGCGAGGTGGCCCAGCGCGAGGCAGAGCTGGCGGGCCTGGTGCAGTAG
- a CDS encoding FHA domain-containing protein FhaB/FipA: MSELTLTVMRLGFLAVLWLFVIVAVQVIRSDLFGTRVTQRGSRRTASDTRPQQARQQQAAPPQQRQQSGRQRRGAPTKLVVSEGTLTGTTVALQGQTITLGRAHDSTIVLDDDYASSRHARIYPDRDGQWIVEDLGSTNGTYLDRTRLTTPTPVPLGAPIRIGKTVIELRK, translated from the coding sequence ATGTCAGAGCTGACCCTTACGGTCATGCGGCTAGGTTTCCTGGCTGTTCTGTGGCTATTCGTAATCGTGGCCGTCCAGGTCATTCGCAGCGACCTGTTCGGAACGCGTGTCACGCAGCGCGGCTCACGCCGCACCGCGAGTGACACCCGCCCGCAGCAGGCTCGCCAACAGCAAGCAGCACCACCTCAGCAACGCCAGCAGTCGGGGCGTCAGCGTCGTGGGGCTCCCACGAAGCTGGTCGTCTCCGAAGGCACCCTCACCGGCACCACGGTCGCGCTCCAGGGGCAGACCATCACCCTGGGCCGGGCTCACGATTCAACGATCGTGCTGGACGACGACTACGCGTCCAGCAGGCATGCCAGGATCTACCCCGACCGTGACGGCCAGTGGATCGTCGAGGATCTCGGGTCCACCAACGGCACCTATCTCGACCGGACCCGGCTCACCACCCCGACACCTGTTCCGCTGGGCGCGCCGATCCGCATCGGCAAGACCGTCATCGAGCTGCGGAAGTAG
- a CDS encoding FMN-dependent NADH-azoreductase — translation MATLLHLDSAVFPQGSASRDVTAAFVAAWREQHPDGQVVYRDLAADPLPHLDASAISAGADDALRGELAAELANADAVLIGAPMYNFSIPSTLKAWLDQVIIVGHNAAPGGPVTGTPFTVVASRGGSYASGTPRADFEFVQNYLEKVLTGLLGAEVDFIVPELTLAHSKPEMAELVPLADASRTQAFTDAKEKAKALAARLAA, via the coding sequence ATGGCCACGTTGCTGCACCTCGACTCAGCCGTTTTTCCCCAAGGCTCCGCATCCCGCGATGTCACTGCCGCGTTCGTCGCCGCCTGGCGCGAGCAGCACCCCGACGGCCAGGTCGTGTACCGCGATCTCGCGGCTGACCCCCTGCCGCACCTGGACGCTTCGGCGATCTCCGCCGGCGCGGACGACGCACTGCGCGGGGAACTCGCCGCAGAGCTCGCGAACGCGGATGCCGTGCTCATCGGGGCACCGATGTACAACTTCTCCATCCCGTCGACCTTGAAGGCCTGGCTGGACCAAGTGATCATCGTGGGCCACAACGCCGCACCCGGGGGACCCGTCACCGGCACCCCGTTCACCGTCGTGGCCAGTCGCGGAGGTTCCTACGCCTCGGGCACCCCGCGCGCGGACTTCGAGTTCGTCCAGAACTACCTGGAGAAGGTCCTCACGGGCCTGCTGGGCGCCGAAGTGGACTTCATCGTCCCGGAGTTGACCCTGGCCCACTCCAAGCCCGAGATGGCCGAACTCGTCCCCCTCGCTGACGCGTCCCGTACGCAGGCGTTCACGGACGCCAAGGAGAAGGCGAAGGCTCTCGCAGCACGCCTCGCCGCCTGA
- a CDS encoding MarR family winged helix-turn-helix transcriptional regulator: MKGVTVANTPWGREESLDVIQRELTAFARRARAAAARLHPDLPLVPYTLLAHIEHRNGCRATDLAAHYMLDKSTVSRQVATLEKMGLVERHPAPDDHRIQVLHPTAAGRQALASTRASRRNAYRERLGDWTSDDLARFADYLLRYNSAGEEQAAR; the protein is encoded by the coding sequence ATGAAAGGTGTCACCGTGGCGAACACCCCCTGGGGACGCGAGGAATCCCTGGACGTCATCCAGCGGGAACTGACCGCCTTCGCCCGCCGTGCGCGGGCGGCGGCGGCACGCCTCCACCCGGATCTGCCCCTGGTCCCGTACACACTGCTCGCCCACATCGAGCACCGGAACGGCTGCCGCGCGACGGACCTCGCAGCGCACTACATGCTGGACAAGTCGACGGTCAGCCGACAGGTCGCCACCCTGGAGAAAATGGGCCTGGTCGAGCGCCATCCCGCCCCGGACGACCACCGCATCCAGGTGCTGCATCCCACAGCCGCTGGACGTCAGGCGCTGGCCTCGACCCGGGCCAGCCGCCGGAACGCCTACCGAGAGCGCCTCGGCGACTGGACGTCCGACGATCTCGCCCGGTTCGCCGACTACCTTCTGCGCTACAACTCCGCGGGCGAGGAGCAGGCCGCACGATAG
- a CDS encoding rhodanese-like domain-containing protein has product MNFAPLPSVDVAAVPSDGLVLDVRENDEWAAGHVEGALHIPMSDFVGRFGELTEAADGGRRVHVMCRVGGRSAQVTQYLVQQGIDAVNIDGGMLAWDGAGRPMVTDDGNSAFVL; this is encoded by the coding sequence ATGAATTTCGCCCCGTTGCCCTCGGTGGATGTTGCCGCGGTTCCGTCGGACGGCCTCGTGCTGGACGTCCGGGAGAACGACGAGTGGGCGGCAGGGCATGTCGAGGGGGCGTTGCACATCCCGATGAGTGACTTCGTCGGCCGTTTCGGTGAGCTGACCGAAGCGGCGGACGGCGGCCGTCGTGTGCACGTGATGTGCCGTGTGGGAGGGCGATCCGCGCAGGTCACCCAGTACCTCGTGCAGCAGGGCATCGACGCCGTGAACATCGACGGCGGCATGCTCGCCTGGGACGGCGCCGGTCGCCCGATGGTCACGGACGACGGGAACTCGGCCTTCGTCCTCTGA
- a CDS encoding peptidoglycan D,D-transpeptidase FtsI family protein: MNKPLRRIAIFCGVLVLALLVRTNYIQYVRADELNSNEHNRRVQIERYAHERGNIIVDGEPVTGSVETKDSDFKYKRVWKNGPMWAPVTGYSSQAFDSSQLENLEDGILTGSSDQLFFDRTLSMFTGEKKTGGNIVTTLDGAAQKAAFKGLGDKKGAVAALDPQTGAILALASTPSYDPSVFAGNSFKDSDARQKLLNDKDKPMLNRALRETYPPGSTFKVVTASAALENGLYTDIDAKTDSPLPWRLPQSTNLLQNEGSIPCKDASLREALRYSCNTVFGKMSHDLGNEKMIEQADKFGFNKEVFTPVRADASIYPKDNQPQNAMAGIGQASNRATPLQMAMVASAIANDGKLMQPYMVAQRQAPNLDVIYTHEKEQLSQPLSAENAQKVQQMMETVVKTGTGTNAQIDGVTVGGKTGTAQHGLNNSEKPYAWFISYAKTDSGSPVAVAVVVEDGNANRDDISGGGLAAPIAKSVMQAVLDGKK, encoded by the coding sequence GTGAACAAGCCGCTCCGCAGGATCGCGATCTTCTGCGGCGTCCTCGTGCTCGCCCTGCTCGTCCGCACGAACTACATCCAGTACGTCCGTGCCGACGAGCTCAACTCGAACGAGCACAACCGCCGTGTCCAGATCGAGCGCTACGCCCACGAGCGCGGCAACATCATCGTCGACGGCGAACCCGTCACGGGCTCGGTCGAGACCAAGGACAGCGACTTCAAGTACAAGCGGGTGTGGAAGAACGGTCCCATGTGGGCTCCCGTCACCGGCTACTCGTCGCAGGCCTTCGACTCCTCGCAGCTGGAGAACCTCGAGGACGGCATCCTCACCGGCAGCAGCGACCAGTTGTTCTTCGACCGCACGCTGTCGATGTTCACCGGCGAGAAGAAGACCGGCGGGAACATCGTCACCACCCTCGACGGCGCCGCCCAGAAGGCAGCCTTCAAGGGCCTCGGCGACAAGAAGGGGGCCGTCGCCGCACTGGACCCGCAGACCGGGGCCATCCTGGCGCTCGCCAGCACGCCTTCGTACGACCCCTCGGTCTTCGCGGGCAACTCGTTCAAGGACTCGGACGCCCGGCAGAAGCTCCTGAACGACAAGGACAAGCCGATGCTGAACCGGGCCCTGCGGGAGACCTACCCGCCCGGCTCGACGTTCAAGGTCGTCACCGCGTCCGCGGCGCTCGAGAACGGCCTCTACACCGACATCGACGCGAAGACGGACTCCCCGCTGCCCTGGCGCCTCCCGCAGTCCACCAACCTGCTGCAGAACGAGGGCAGCATCCCCTGCAAGGACGCCTCGCTCCGGGAAGCGCTCCGGTATTCCTGCAACACCGTCTTCGGCAAGATGAGCCACGACCTCGGCAACGAGAAGATGATCGAGCAGGCCGACAAGTTCGGCTTCAACAAAGAGGTCTTCACCCCGGTCCGCGCCGACGCCAGCATCTACCCGAAGGACAACCAGCCGCAGAACGCCATGGCGGGCATCGGCCAGGCGTCCAACCGCGCGACCCCGCTGCAGATGGCCATGGTGGCGTCCGCGATCGCCAACGACGGCAAGCTCATGCAGCCGTACATGGTCGCCCAGCGGCAGGCCCCCAACCTGGACGTCATCTACACGCACGAGAAGGAGCAGCTCAGCCAGCCCCTCTCGGCGGAGAACGCCCAGAAGGTGCAGCAGATGATGGAGACCGTGGTCAAGACCGGCACGGGAACCAATGCCCAGATCGACGGCGTCACCGTCGGTGGCAAGACCGGCACCGCCCAGCACGGCCTCAACAACAGTGAGAAGCCGTACGCGTGGTTCATCTCGTACGCCAAGACCGACAGCGGCTCCCCGGTCGCCGTTGCCGTGGTCGTCGAGGACGGCAACGCCAACCGGGACGACATCTCCGGTGGCGGTCTGGCCGCGCCCATCGCCAAGAGCGTGATGCAGGCGGTACTCGACGGAAAGAAGTGA
- a CDS encoding winged helix-turn-helix transcriptional regulator: protein MADHGEQACRRVDVGITRVFELFGKRWTGPIVSVLMRQTVHFADLRRAIPGISERMLSDRLAELGAAGLVVREVDEGPPLRVAYRLTEAGAAMEPALKELGQWADAHLSGPGRC from the coding sequence ATGGCGGATCACGGTGAGCAGGCCTGTCGGCGGGTCGATGTGGGGATCACGCGTGTCTTCGAGCTGTTCGGGAAGCGCTGGACCGGCCCGATCGTCTCGGTGCTGATGCGTCAGACGGTGCACTTCGCGGATCTGCGCCGCGCCATCCCGGGCATCAGTGAGCGCATGCTCTCGGACCGGCTCGCCGAGTTGGGGGCGGCCGGTCTGGTGGTGCGTGAGGTTGACGAGGGGCCCCCGCTGCGGGTCGCGTACCGCTTGACGGAGGCCGGTGCCGCGATGGAGCCCGCTCTCAAGGAACTGGGGCAGTGGGCGGACGCCCACCTGTCGGGGCCGGGGCGCTGTTGA
- a CDS encoding FtsW/RodA/SpoVE family cell cycle protein, giving the protein MSVVTNTTTIGAIDAPSRRNTELALVAFAVLISVFAYANVGLAINGELPAGMLGYGLGLALLGGVAHIAVRRFAPYADPLLLPLATLLNGLGLAIIWRLDQSERFQQTPNFVAAASKQLLFSAAGVALLVVVLLALKDHRILQRYTYISMLVALFLLVLPMFFPAVNGAKIWIKIPGVGTIQPGEFAKIIIAVFFAGYLMVKRDALALASRRFMGLYLPRGRDLGPILMVWAFSILILVFETDLGSSLLFFGMFIVMLYVATERTSWIVFGLLMSGAGAVGVAMFEPHVQQRVTAWLDPFAGWGKLAASEQMAKSLMAFGSGGTLGTGLGQGNSDLIGFAANSDFILATVGEELGLAGMMGVLLVYGLVVERGVRTALAARDPFGKLLAIGLSGSFAIQVFVVAGGVMGLIPLTGMTMPFLAAGGSSVIANWALIGILIRISDTARRPAPAPAPSPDAEMTQVVRP; this is encoded by the coding sequence ATGAGCGTTGTCACCAACACCACCACCATCGGCGCGATCGACGCGCCGAGCCGCCGCAACACCGAGCTGGCACTGGTCGCGTTCGCCGTCTTGATCTCGGTGTTCGCGTACGCCAACGTGGGCCTTGCCATCAACGGCGAGCTGCCCGCCGGCATGCTCGGGTACGGGCTCGGCCTCGCCCTGCTCGGTGGCGTCGCGCACATCGCCGTCCGCAGATTCGCGCCGTACGCGGACCCGCTGCTGCTCCCGCTGGCGACTCTGCTGAACGGTCTCGGCCTGGCCATCATCTGGCGGCTGGACCAGTCGGAGCGGTTCCAGCAGACGCCGAACTTCGTCGCGGCCGCCTCCAAGCAGTTGCTGTTCTCGGCCGCCGGTGTGGCCCTGCTGGTCGTCGTCCTGCTGGCCCTCAAGGACCACCGCATCCTGCAGCGCTACACCTACATCTCGATGCTGGTGGCGCTCTTCCTGCTGGTTCTTCCGATGTTCTTCCCCGCGGTGAACGGCGCCAAGATCTGGATCAAGATCCCCGGCGTCGGCACGATCCAGCCGGGAGAGTTCGCGAAGATCATCATCGCGGTCTTCTTCGCCGGCTATCTCATGGTCAAGCGTGACGCACTGGCCCTGGCCAGCCGGCGCTTCATGGGGCTCTACCTGCCCCGCGGCCGCGACCTGGGCCCGATCCTCATGGTCTGGGCCTTCTCGATCCTGATCCTGGTCTTCGAGACCGACCTCGGCTCCTCGTTGCTGTTCTTCGGCATGTTCATCGTCATGCTCTACGTCGCCACCGAGCGCACCAGCTGGATCGTGTTCGGTCTGCTGATGTCGGGGGCGGGTGCCGTGGGTGTGGCGATGTTCGAGCCGCACGTCCAGCAGCGTGTGACCGCGTGGCTCGACCCGTTCGCGGGCTGGGGCAAGCTGGCAGCGAGCGAGCAGATGGCGAAGTCGCTGATGGCGTTCGGATCCGGGGGAACCCTCGGCACCGGCCTCGGCCAGGGCAACTCCGACCTGATCGGCTTCGCGGCCAACTCCGACTTCATCCTCGCCACCGTCGGCGAGGAGCTCGGCCTCGCCGGAATGATGGGCGTCCTGCTCGTCTACGGTCTCGTCGTCGAGCGCGGTGTCCGCACGGCGCTCGCCGCCCGCGACCCCTTCGGCAAGCTCCTGGCCATCGGCCTGTCGGGCTCCTTCGCCATCCAGGTCTTCGTCGTCGCCGGCGGTGTCATGGGACTCATCCCCCTGACCGGTATGACGATGCCGTTCCTCGCGGCCGGCGGTTCGTCCGTCATCGCCAACTGGGCGCTCATCGGCATCCTGATCAGAATCAGCGACACCGCCCGCCGGCCCGCCCCTGCACCCGCACCGTCCCCGGACGCCGAAATGACCCAGGTGGTCCGACCGTGA
- a CDS encoding DUF2252 domain-containing protein, with amino-acid sequence MGEVEATVPVQRTAGEPRIPFVRGFARRAEASGRSAGPGAASRKAAGKALRLEVPRSAHSSLVLPPGRPGAVQAVEESNLGRVPGLTPMRVGRMAATPFAFLRGSAGLMAHDLTGTPVTGVGAQLCGDAHAANFGLYGDARGNLVIDLNDFDETVFGPWEWDLKRLATSLVLAGREAGADEDTCRQGAFDTVGAYRRTMRLLAGLSALDAWNAIADEELVSHTDARDLLGTLERVSAKARNNTSARFAARSTEDCEDGGRRFVDAPPVLRRVPDAEAAAVAAGLEGYLGTVSEDRVPLLARYAIHDVAFRVVGTGSVGTRSYVVLLLDHRGEPLVLQVKEARPSALSPYLPQVGFDVPGVEHEGRRVVLGQKRMQVVSDILLGWAGVDGRPYQVRQFRNRKGSVDPAALAADQVDDYGRMTGALLARAHAHTADPRLLAGYCGKNSELDEAVAAFAVTYADRTEADHAELVRAVGAGRIAAELGV; translated from the coding sequence ATGGGCGAGGTCGAGGCGACGGTGCCGGTACAGCGGACAGCGGGAGAACCCCGTATCCCCTTCGTGCGCGGTTTCGCGCGACGTGCGGAGGCGAGCGGTCGGTCGGCCGGCCCAGGTGCTGCGTCACGCAAGGCCGCCGGCAAGGCGCTGAGGCTCGAAGTGCCCCGCTCCGCGCACAGTTCCCTGGTCCTGCCCCCGGGACGGCCGGGCGCGGTGCAGGCCGTCGAGGAGTCGAACCTGGGCCGGGTGCCGGGGCTGACACCGATGCGTGTGGGGCGGATGGCGGCGACTCCCTTCGCGTTCCTGCGCGGTTCGGCCGGGCTGATGGCCCACGATCTGACGGGTACACCGGTCACGGGTGTCGGAGCCCAGCTCTGCGGGGACGCCCACGCGGCGAACTTCGGCCTGTACGGCGACGCGCGAGGCAATCTGGTCATCGACCTCAACGACTTCGACGAGACCGTCTTCGGCCCCTGGGAGTGGGACCTCAAGCGCCTGGCCACTTCGCTGGTGCTGGCCGGGCGGGAAGCCGGGGCTGACGAGGACACCTGCCGGCAAGGTGCGTTCGACACGGTTGGGGCGTACCGGCGCACGATGCGTCTGCTGGCCGGTCTGTCCGCACTCGACGCGTGGAACGCCATCGCGGACGAGGAACTCGTCTCCCACACGGATGCCCGAGACCTGCTGGGGACGCTGGAGCGGGTGTCGGCCAAGGCGCGCAACAACACGAGCGCCCGCTTCGCCGCCAGATCGACCGAGGACTGCGAGGACGGCGGCCGGCGCTTCGTCGATGCGCCACCCGTGCTGCGACGCGTGCCGGACGCGGAGGCCGCCGCTGTGGCGGCAGGGCTCGAGGGATACCTCGGGACGGTGTCCGAGGACAGGGTGCCGCTGCTGGCCCGCTACGCGATACACGACGTGGCGTTCCGGGTGGTCGGCACGGGCAGTGTGGGGACCCGGTCCTACGTGGTGTTGCTACTCGATCACCGCGGCGAGCCTCTGGTGCTGCAGGTGAAGGAGGCCCGCCCCTCGGCCCTCTCTCCCTACCTCCCGCAGGTGGGCTTCGACGTGCCGGGCGTGGAGCACGAAGGGCGCCGGGTGGTGCTCGGCCAGAAACGAATGCAGGTCGTCAGTGACATCTTGCTCGGCTGGGCCGGGGTCGACGGCAGGCCGTACCAGGTGCGCCAGTTCCGGAACCGCAAGGGCAGCGTGGATCCGGCCGCGCTCGCGGCGGACCAGGTGGACGACTACGGACGGATGACCGGGGCGCTGCTCGCCCGGGCCCACGCGCACACCGCCGACCCCAGGCTGCTCGCGGGCTACTGCGGGAAGAACTCCGAGCTGGACGAGGCGGTCGCCGCTTTCGCCGTGACGTACGCGGACAGGACCGAGGCGGATCATGCCGAGCTCGTCAGGGCTGTCGGAGCCGGTCGAATAGCCGCCGAACTCGGTGTCTGA
- a CDS encoding DUF3662 and FHA domain-containing protein, producing MGVMKRFEQRLEGLVNGTFAKVFKSEVQPVEIAGALQRECDNNATIWNRERTVVPNDFIVELSTPDYERLSPYSGQLGDELAGLVRDYAKQQRYTFMGPIKVHLEKADDLDTGLYRVRSRTLASSSSQQGQQSGPAPDVQPGRPGAPQGRGGYGYPPSAAPPMPAAPPPGSGRSGGPSSDWRPPAASGPAPDAQVRRWIEINGTRHQISRPTLVMGRSTDADVRIDDPGVSRRHCEIRTGTPSTIQDLGSTNGIVVDGQHTTRATLRDGSRIVVGSTTIVYRQAEG from the coding sequence ATGGGAGTCATGAAGCGTTTCGAGCAGCGTCTCGAAGGTCTGGTCAACGGCACCTTCGCCAAGGTCTTCAAGTCCGAGGTGCAGCCGGTCGAGATCGCGGGAGCTCTCCAGCGCGAGTGCGACAACAACGCAACGATCTGGAACCGCGAGCGGACCGTCGTACCCAACGACTTCATCGTCGAGCTCAGCACCCCCGACTACGAGCGCCTCAGCCCGTATTCGGGACAGCTCGGCGACGAACTGGCGGGGCTCGTGCGCGACTACGCCAAGCAGCAGCGGTACACCTTCATGGGCCCGATCAAGGTCCACCTGGAGAAGGCCGACGACCTGGACACAGGTCTCTACCGCGTCCGCAGCCGGACCCTGGCGTCGAGTTCGTCACAGCAGGGCCAGCAGTCCGGCCCCGCCCCCGATGTCCAGCCCGGCCGGCCCGGCGCCCCTCAGGGCCGCGGCGGCTACGGATACCCGCCGTCCGCTGCTCCGCCCATGCCCGCGGCCCCGCCGCCGGGCTCGGGGCGGTCAGGCGGGCCTTCCAGCGACTGGCGTCCGCCGGCTGCCTCCGGCCCCGCGCCGGACGCCCAGGTCAGACGTTGGATCGAGATCAACGGCACCCGCCATCAGATCTCCCGCCCGACGTTGGTGATGGGACGAAGCACCGACGCCGATGTGCGGATCGACGACCCCGGCGTATCGCGCCGGCACTGTGAGATCCGGACCGGAACGCCCTCGACGATCCAGGATCTCGGGTCCACCAACGGCATCGTGGTGGACGGGCAGCACACCACCCGCGCTACGCTCCGCGACGGCTCTCGGATCGTCGTGGGCAGTACCACCATCGTTTACCGGCAAGCCGAAGGGTGA